One Drosophila virilis strain 15010-1051.87 chromosome 5, Dvir_AGI_RSII-ME, whole genome shotgun sequence DNA window includes the following coding sequences:
- the shn gene encoding transcription factor HIVEP3 isoform X3, whose translation MYEPAANTSQASKFDDTMESATTTTTTAATATNTAKHYKTASKQYKNNNNNNNNNSNNNKVSSTRRATAAAAAAAAAAAATTKKQTYRSSSIVAATAATTTTATLKSNINKLNSKATAATTTTTTTTAATAAATAAATAAAIDNKSTRDNKLSELPAKFADSSSSSNSSNNNNNNNHHSDNSISENNYEFKARDKANVSDSKMTLQHVASSATSVATTTNNSNISSSNISSSNNNNNNNSSSDDAATAATAAAAAAAGDWKTSNNLRYLHKKFKRLASTTEPETGDAVRTTSLSSNSSLSPPPPLYNGHVTQQQQQQQQQQQSSQQQQAGPLLPASNEFSANFVNANNNNNSHEESNNNHNNNNSNSSSSKNIAVAGAPRTRTPLSNSSNISNNSNYASNATLSPATFAQHQQQTQPTTTATTATTAATATPSTAATATGLAEKMGRYVCPYCNLNCAKPSVLQKHIRAHTNERPYPCETCGIAFKTKSNLYKHCRSRSHAARMRGFDVPAHEADGLSDQDGDGELSNSSSELLSVEVLSRADSPYDEPMASPTPSPSTLSAAKSAYLQQPPLPQHMQQLPLGSPAAGTLPPATADTLHSATAQHRQSIDYKPYKPKFHNAALYAPGSSKEQQQQQQQQQKLPAPQPTLVHPTLSLSTQLKLNNHINSHQVQLQRQLQQQQQQQQQQQHQQQQQQSLLMAAANPANPVVLPALVPPPPLPSGVYYMGQPQYYNPTAAAIHQHTLALQFQQHFQLQQHQHQQFQQQQQQHHQQQQHQQQQHSPLLKAPQQQQQQPQQTPPPPPQQQQQLVRSSSQQAAAIVATTAAPATPTPTPTANLGSFASGSGGMQVNVEKVQEHISKLISQNEAIVENKEILLQKKYPKQLSRSRSFNNASNNNNNSSASNNNSSSNQAANSNSNQTGNNSQQLGETKVNLAQAIVLKQQQQQQQQQQQQLQQQLQQQQQYQMYMQQQQLLQLESVNGLLKRSSSSSGSGSAYPGIKATPTLPATPTANVKLQQLPPPPSPLPLQTLQYRQDPATPVPKLEQQQQQLNHAQPLNLSAKTKLAIPTKPAATTAAATTAAAATTVAAVPKSTATAAAPAPNNSIIKNLLLNARGLAVPIGEGDDAVYSCPICANEFRSADELKHHNSTYCQDANSSATISPASSPSRKYFRSNSKSLSLPELMCDMANSKNPLSLAKLAWSQLKIKPSTVVLSRLSAAQSPARTSTATATTIAAAVSSTSNNPPATVAAAAVIIPPSIDASGSGGVSLRFVDAPLPSPGPLLGKTPLVDYAAPRKAPDAQVVITKMHEDRLENIIIESPPAKRPKLSDIAIASSLSGKAFALPAGVQLFLGGNQELPLAGAFGGGKEERLRRFTSSGGSMIPISECPELDKSPKMIRTPLLSGGSFQEMSPRLSETKERKLPLPVPNNGYLLASSSSSNSNNNNYNNNTPQHFQFPPISSITAFNPLTLPPMSSSSSSNHVVDAHKSIPYVPGIPGPGSLSLLPPPPQQLHLQPRGRSPNRKQPSPNSNPLLLDAPLKALSPFGGVQNLPSEFSRQPPTPAQRQALQWSSNNNSNNSNSSSNNINNINKTAATVAAVDVKKAPFNFLRMADNVKEQQLAQEVRHFNFDNVHKTQEALAPLHVDTPEEAATSAATSAATSATAAATAGTPSSAKSKFLRPTSLPLKPGTFTPKRHHGITPTANTLPLISPETPRPSKSCVQLYLNGHAYTYLGLKSSTKMFYCTVNCPQPSYVAGMHKLSMYSVWQVCEENQPHPLGFKPRQVMALYDSRQKMLGYGSTMSMAGTGAGKLHYALVSSQQTISSCSTAINSQNKFYQHQPKQPPTSIGALSEANVAAKASEEDAAAAAAAAKKLESGQLLVGGYESHEDYTYIRGRGRGRYVCSECGIRCKKPSMLKKHIRTHTDVRPFTCSHCNFSFKTKGNLTKHMQSKTHFKKCIELGINPGPMPADGEFLDVDVEFDQQSSTSAGGRTSSMAGESDSDDYSDNESESSDTDESKSRMKEHEAARGLLSLSMTPPIPQSVSPYPAQLPEAPGPAASPANSIGSSAGSAAGGSQPKRQVCSFTSPKPPFDYQKQEQYYSNPEESKPKRDVPNDESSAPMDLTKPRSMQHMLPAAPAASAPAQPSEQTLPKSQAQQMRDVIFGAGNNESGFMKTLISVSDKVRISAEMEEQAKRDSEGDDLLLQTYIKEQALQHAKMKQSQFSRSYLVMTSISTCTSTCTTSSSSSSAGTPIVSSSVGGSLPKPAISITDVPSIEVHEVQEVQVKPEPSAVAPLQLPEESEPSEAQLEREKPAIALPAAAPVAKASTEVAMSQPPTPHNANLPAAVQQPDATDFSGVLSNSNSSLTGGTASARTVIVGEEGFKATPTTSSAAELQSIPAAGAPGTAAAAAAAAPAPAPAPGSYPGRVVPPPPPPIASDARPTCIICSKTFQRQHQLTLHMNIHYMERKFKCEPCSISFRTQGHLQKHERSEAHKNKVMMTSTFGVPTTSNPRPFECTDCKIAFRIHGHLAKHLRSKTHVQKLECLQKLPFGTYAEIERAGISLTEIDTSDCENSLISLKLLAQKLLEKDPNKLSGYTTPSGMLQLATDTPAAGQDSASEDGFSAANSAAASAIASLDNDSAGNTPKRASSMSEDETLTNGLSHGHSLKRRLPGSSFSSNGDESDNPLETTGGSNSIEKRPRSNTNELSLPVATASN comes from the exons ATGT ATGAGCCCGCGGCCAACACATCGCAGGCGAGCAAATTTGATGATACTATGgaaagtgcaacaacaacaacaacaacagcggcaacagcaacaaatacagcGAAACATTACAAGACAGCGAGcaaacaatacaaaaacaacaacaacaacaacaacaacaatagcaacaacaacaaagtgagCAGCACGCgacgtgcaacagcagcagcagcggccgcagcagcagcagcagcggcaacaactaAGAAGCAAACAtatcgcagcagcagcatagttgctgccacagcagcaacaacaacaactgcaacactCAAATCAAACATCAACAAACTTAACagcaaagcaacagcagcaacaacaacaacaacaacaacaacagcagcaacagcagcagcaacagcagcagcaacagcagcagcaattgacAACAAGAGCACGCGAGATAATAAACTAAGCGAGTTGCCAGCTAAATTcgccgacagcagcagcagcagcaacagcagcaacaacaacaacaacaacaaccaccacaGTGATAATAGTATTAGTGAGAATAATTATGAGTTTAAGGCTAGAGATAAAGCGAATGTAAGTGATAGCAAAATGACGCTACAGCATGTGGCAAGCAGCGCAACGAGCGTGGccacaacaaccaacaacagcaacatcagcagcagcaacatcagcagcagcaacaacaacaacaacaacaacagcagcagcgatgatgcggccacagcagcaacagcagcagcagcagcagcagctggcgacTGGAAAACTTCAAACAATTTGCGCTATTTGCACAAAAAGTTTAAGCGTCTGGCCAGCACCACCGAACCGGAAACGGGCGATGCGGTGCGCACCACATCGCTCTCATCCAACAGCTCgttgtcgccgccgccgccgctctACAATGGACATGtgacacagcagcagcagcagcagcagcagcagcaacagtcgtcgcagcagcagcaggcggggCCTTTGCTGCCGGCCAGCAATGAATTCAGTGCCAATTTCgtaaatgccaacaacaacaacaacagccatgaggagagcaacaacaaccacaacaacaacaacagcaacagcagcagcagtaaaaatATTGCTGTTGCCGGTGCGCCCAGAACACGGACACCgctcagcaacagcagcaacatcagcaacaacagcaactatgCCAGCAATGCGACACTGTCGCCAGCAACATTCgcacagcatcaacaacagacgcaaccaacaacaacagcaacaacagccacaacagcagcaactgccacaccttcaacagcagcaacagcaactggtcTGGCCGAGAAAATGGGTCGTTATGTTTGCCCGTATTGCAATCTGAACTGTGCAAAACCCTCGGTGCTGCAGAAGCACATACGTGCCCACACCAATGAGCGGCCGTATCCGTGCGAGACCTGCGGCATTGCCTTCAAAACGAAGAGCAATCTCTACAAGCACTGCCGTTCCCGTTCCCATGCGGCGCGCATGCGCGGCTTCGATGTGCCCGCCCACGAGGCGGATGGACTCTCCGATCAGGATGGCGACGGGGAGCTGAGTAACAGTAGCTCCGAGCTGCTGAGCGTCGAAGTC CTGAGCCGCGCGGATTCGCCATATGATGAGCCCATGGCCTCGCCGACGCCTTCGCCATCCACGCTGTCCGCCGCAAAGAGCGCGTACTTGCAacagccgccgctgccgcagcacATGCAACAGTTGCCGCTGGGCTCGCCCGCCGCTGGAACACTGCCGCCCGCCACAGCCGACACGCTGCACTCGGCGACGGCGCAGCATCGCCAGTCGATTGACTACAAGCCGTACAAGCCCAAGTTTCACAATGCAGCGCTCTATGCGCCCGGCAGCagcaaagagcagcagcaacaacagcagcaacaacagaagctgCCGGCGCCGCAGCCAACGCTGGTGCATCCCACGCTCTCGCTGAGCACTCAGCTGAAGCTCAACAATCACATCAACTCGCATCaggtgcagctgcagcgacagcttcagcagcagcaacaacagcagcaacagcagcaacatcaacaacagcagcagcaatcgctGCTGATGGCTGCCGCAAATCCTGCTAATCCCGTTGTGCTGCCCGCGCtggtgccgccgccgccgctgccctCGGGCGTCTATTATATGGGACAGCCGCAGTATTATAATCCGACTGCAGCTGCAATACATCAGCATACGCTCGCCCTGCAGTTCCAGCAGCActttcagctgcagcagcaccaacatcAACagttccagcagcagcagcagcaacaccatcaacagcagcagcaccagcagcagcaacactcGCCGCTGCTGAAGGcgccccagcagcagcagcaacagccacagcagacgccgccgccgcctccgcagcagcagcagcag CTGGTGCGCTCCAGTAGTCAgcaggcggctgccattgtagcgacaacagcagcgccagccacgcccacgcccacgcccacagccAATCTGGGCAGCTttgccagcggcagcggcggcatgCAAGTG AATGTGGAAAAGGTGCAGGAGCACATCTCGAAGCTGATCTCACAGAACGAGGCCATAGTCGAAAACAAGGAGATACTGCTGCAGAAGAAGTATCCCAAGCAGCTGAGTCGTTCGCGCAGCTTTAATAAtgcgagcaacaacaacaacaacagcagcgccagcaacaacaacagcagcagcaatcaggcggccaacagcaacagcaatcagACAGGCAACAACAGTCAGCAGCTGGGCGAGACGAAGGTGAATCTGGCGCAGGCCATAGTGctcaagcagcaacagcagcaacagcaacagcagcagcagcagctgcaacaacagctgcaacagcagcaacaataccAAATGtacatgcaacagcagcaactgttgcagctgGAGAGTGTCAATGGACTGCtgaagcgcagcagcagcagcagcggcagcggcagcgcctaTCCAGGAATTAAAGCCACTCCCACGCTGCCAGCAACGCCCACGGCGAATGTGAAGCTGCAAcaattgccgccgccgccgtcgccgttgccaCTGCAAACGTTGCAATATCGTCAGGATCCGGCAACGCCCGTGCCcaagctggagcagcagcagcagcagctcaatcACGCCCAGCCGCTTAATCTGTCCGCCAAAACGAAGCTAGCCATACCCACaaaaccagcagcaacaacagcagcagcaacaacagcagcagcagcaacaactgttgctgccgtgCCGAAgagcacagcaacagcagctgcgccGGCGCCAAACAATTCAATTATCAAGAATCTGTTGCTGAATGCGCGCGGCCTGGCCGTGCCCATTGGCGAGGGCGACGATGCCGTCTACTCCTGCCCCATCTGCGCCAATGAGTTCCGCAGCGCGGACGAGCTGAAGCACCACAATAGCACCTATTGCCAGGACGCGAACAGCAGTGCGACAATCAGTCCGGCCTCATCGCCCAGCCGGAAATACTTTCGCTCCAACTCAAAGTCGCTTAGCCTGCCGGAGCTCATGTGCGACATGGCCAACTCAAAGAATCCGCTCAGTCTGGCCAAGCTCGCCTGGTCGCAGCTCAAGATCAAGCCCAGCACCGTAGTGCTCAGTCGGCTTAGTGCGGCACAGTCGCCAGCGCGCACCTCGACAGctactgcaacaacaattgcagctgcagtcagcagcaccagcaataACCcgccagcaacagttgcagcagcagctgtcatAATCCCGCCCAGCATCGatgccagcggcagcggcggcgtcTCGCTGCGCTTTGTGGACGCACCGCTGCCCTCGCCCGGCCCGCTTCTGGGCAAGACCCCGCTGGTGGACTATGCGGCACCACGCAAAGCACCGGATGCCCAGGTGGTCATCACCAAAATGCACGAGGATCGGCTGGAGAACATCATCATTGAATCGCCGCCAGCGAAGCGGCCCAAGCTGAGCGATATTGCCATCGCGAGCAGTTTGAGCGGCAAGGCGTTCGCATTGCCTGCGGGCGTGCAGCTGTTCCTGGGCGGCAATCAGGAGCTTCCTTTGGCAGGCGCCTTTGGCGGTGGCAAGGAGGAGCGTTTGCGTCGCTTCACCTCGTCCGGCGGCAGCATGATACCCATCTCCGAGTGCCCCGAGCTGGACAAGAGTCCCAAAATGATACGCACCCCGTTGCTGTCGGGCGGCAGCTTCCAGGAGATGTCGCCGCGCCTCAGCGAGACCAAGGAGCGTAAATTGCCGCTGCCCGTGCCCAACAATGGCTATCTGctcgccagcagcagcagcagcaacagcaacaacaacaactacaacaacaacacgccgCAACATTTTCAGTTTCCGCCCATCAGCTCGATAACTGCCTTCAATCCTCTCACGCTGCCGccgatgagcagcagcagcagcagcaaccatgTTGTTGATGCCCACAAGTCCATACCGTATGTGCCCGGCATACCGGGCCCGGGCAGCCTGTcattgctgccgccgccgccgcagcagctgcacctgCAACCGCGCGGACGCAGTCCCAATCGCAAGCAGCCGAGTCCCAATTCCAATCCTCTGCTGCTGGACGCGCCGCTCAAGGCGCTGTCGCCGTTCGGCGGCGTGCAGAATTTACCCAGCGAGTTCAGTCGCCAGCCGCCGACGCCCGCGCAGCGTCAGGCACTGCAatggagcagcaacaacaacagcaacaacagcaacagcagcagcaacaacatcaacaacatcaacaagacggcagcaacagttgctgctgtggatGTGAAGAAGGCGCCCTTCAATTTTCTGCGCATGGCCGACAACGtaaaggagcagcagctggcccagGAGGTGCGACACTTCAATTTCGATAATGTGCACAAGACGCAGGAGGCGCTGGCGCCGCTGCACGTCGACACGCCCGAGGAGGCAGCAACATCTGCAGCAACATCTGCAGCAAcatctgcaacagcagcagcaactgctggcACGCCCAGCTCGGCCAAGTCGAAATTCCTGCGACCCACCAGCCTGCCGCTCAAGCCGGGCACCTTTACGCCCAAGCGTCATCATGGCATCACGCCGACAGCGAATACCCTGCCCCTGATCTCGCCCGAAACGCCGCGTCCCTCGAAGTCGTGCGTGCAGCTTTATTTGAACGGGCACGCCTACACGTATCTGGGTCTTAAGTCCAGCACGAAGATGTTTTACTGTACTGTCAACTGTCCGCAGCCGTCGTATGTCGCCGGCATGCACAAGCTGTCCATGTACAGTGTGTGGCAGGTGTGCGAGGAGAATCAGCCGCATCCGTTGGGCTTCAAGCCCAGACAGGTGATGGCCCTCTACGATTCCAGACAGAAAATGCTCGGCTACGGCTCGACCATGTCGATGGCAGGCACAGGCGCCGGCAAGCTGCACTACGCCCTGGTCAGCTCACAGCAGACGATCAGCAGCTGCTCGACGGCAATCAATAGCCAGAACAAGTTCTATCAGCATCAGCCAAAGCAGCCGCCAACCTCGATCGGAGCGCTCAGTGAGGCGAATGTGGCGGCCAAGGCTAGCGAGGAGGATGCCgcggccgccgccgccgccgccaagaAGCTGGAGTCGGGTCAACTGCTTGTCGGTGGCTATGAATCGCATGAGgattacacatacatacgcggACGTGGACGCGGTCGTTATGTGTGCTCCGAGTGCGGCATTCGCTGCAAGAAACCCTCCATGCTCAAGAagcacatacgcacacacacggacgTGCGTCCGTTCACCTGCAGCCACTGCAATTTCAG CTTCAAGACCAAGGGCAATCTGACCAAGCACATGCAGTCGAAGACGCATTTCAAGAAATGCATCGAACTGGGCATCAATCCGGGTCCCATGCCCGCCGATGGTGAATTCCTCGATGTCGATGTGGAGTTCGATCAGCAGTCGTCAACATCCGCTGGCGGACGCACCTCATCCATGGCCGGCGAGTCCGATTCCGATGATTACAGCGACAACGAATCCGAGAGCAGCG ACACCGATGAGTCGAAGTCGCGCATGAAGGAGCACGAGGCGGCGCGCGGCCTGCTCTCGCTGTCCATGACACCGCCCATACCGCAGAGCGTATCGCCCTATCCCGCACAGCTGCCGGAGGCGCCCGGTCCGGCGGCCAGTCCGGCGAACAGCATTGGCTCATCGGCGGGCAGCGCCGCGGGCGGTTCGCAGCCAAAGCGTCAGGTGTGCTCGTTTACCTCGCCGAAGCCGCCGTTCGACTACCAGAAGCAGGAACAGTATTACTCCAATCCGGAGGAGTCCAAGCCGAAACGTGACGTGCCCAACGACGAAAGCAGCGCGCCCATGGATCTGACCAAGCCGCGTTCCATGCAACACATGCTACCTGCTGCTCCCGCTGCTTCCGCTCCCGCCCAGCCGTCAGAGCAGACGCTGCCCAAATCGCAGGCACAGCAAATGCGCGATGTGATCTTTGGTGCCGGCAACAACGAAAGCGGCTTCATGAAGACGCTCATTTCGGTGTCCGACAAGGTGCGCATCTCCGCCGAAATGGAGGAGCAGGCAAAGCGCGACAGTGAAGGCGACgatctgctgctgcagacCTACATCAAGGAGCAGGCGCTACAGCATGCTAAAATGAAGCAGAGCCAGTTCAGTCGCAGTTACCTGGTAATGACTAGCATCAGCACCTGCACCAGCACctgcaccaccagcagcagcagcagctctgcCGGCACGCCCATTGTCAGCAGCAGCGTCGGCGGCAGCCTGCCGAAGCCGGCCATCAGCATCACGGATGTGCCCAGCATTGAGGTGCACGAGGTGCAGGAGGTGCAGGTGAAGCCCGAGCCGTCAGCCGTGGCTCCACTGCAGCTGCCCGAGGAGAGCGAGCCATCCGAGGCACAGTTGGAGCGCGAGAAGCCAGCCATAGCACTTCCTGCCGCTGCGCCCGTCGCCAAAGCCAGCACGGAAGTGGCCATGTCGCAGCCGCCAACGCCGCACAACGCCAATCTGCCTGCTGCAGTGCAGCAGCCGGATGCCACAGATTTCAGCGGCGTGctaagcaacagcaacagtagccTGACAGGAGGCACAGCATCCGCGCGCACTGTCATTGTCGGCGAGGAGGGATTTAAGGCGACGCCAACAACGAGCAGCGCCGCCGAACTGCAATCCATCCCTGCTGCAGGTGCTCCCGgtactgctgcagctgcagctgctgccgcgcCCGCGCCCGCGCCCGCGCCTGGCAGCTATCCCGGCCGTGTggtgccgccgccaccgccaccgatTGCAAGCGATGCGCGGCCCACGTGCATCATATGCAGCAAGACGTTCCAGCGACAGCATCAGCTTACCCTGCACATGAACATACACTATATGGAGCGCAAGTTCAAGTGCGAGCCGTGCAGCATCTCGTTCCGCACGCAGGGTCATCTGCAGAAGCACGAACGCTCCGAGGCGCACAAGAACAAGGTGATGATGACGTCCACGTTTGGTGTGCCGACCACCTCGAACCCGCGTCCGTTCGAGTGCACCGATTGCAAGATCGCGTTTCGCATACACGGCCATCTGGCAAAGCATTTGCGCTCCAAGACGCACGTCCAGAAGCTGGAGTGCCTGCAGAAGCTGCCGTTTGGCACCTATGCGGAGATCGAACGCGCCGGCATCAGCCTGACCGAGATCGATACCAGCGACTGCGAGAATTCGCTAATATCGCTCAAGTTGCTTGCACAGAAGCTGCTCGAAAAGGATCCGAATAAGCTCAGCGGCTATACAACGCCCTCGGGCATGCTGCAGCTGGCCACGGACACGCCAGCCGCCGGCCAGGACAGCGCCAGCGAGGATGGCTTCAGTGCGGCAAACAGTGCCGCAGCCTCGGCCATCGCCTCACTGGACAACGACAGCGCGGGCAATACGCCCAAGCGCGCCAGCTCCATGTCCGAGGATGAGACGCTCACCAACGGCCTCAGCCACGGGCACAGCCTCAAGCGTCGTCTGCCCGGCAGCAGCTTCAGCAGCAACGGCGACGAGAGCGACAATCCCCTCGAGACGaccggcggcagcaacagcatcgaGAAGCGACCGCGAAGCAATACAAACGAATTGTCGCTGCCGGTGGCGACGGCCAGCAACTGA